A region from the Aegilops tauschii subsp. strangulata cultivar AL8/78 chromosome 5, Aet v6.0, whole genome shotgun sequence genome encodes:
- the LOC109736346 gene encoding basic blue protein has translation MASTGILMLLLATAAMAGPRHAGATEYTVGDSDGWTIGPNYLAWSQKYNFTTGDTLAFNYVPRQHDVYRVTRDAFQTCEPTAGQTVRKWASGRDVVDLAATGDYYFICNITGHCLGGMKFSVAVGAPPPPPPSPPPPPAFPTAMPPPPSFSACGYRLALPDLARTAGLAAIGLWISLLS, from the exons ATGGCGTCCACCGGCATCCTAATGCTTCTCCTGGCGACGGCGGCCATGGCAGGCCCACGCCACGCCGGCGCGACGGAGTACACCGTCGGCGACTCCGACGGGTGGACCATCGGCCCCAACTACCTGGCCTGGTCGCAGAAGTACAACTTCACCACCGGCGACACGCTCG CGTTCAACTACGTGCCGCGGCAGCACGACGTGTACCGGGTGACGCGGGACGCGTTCCAGACGTGCGAGCCGACGGCGGGGCAGACGGTGCGCAAGTGGGCGTCGGGCCGCGACGTCGTCGACCTCGCCGCGACGGGGGACTACTACTTCATCTGCAACATCACCGGCCACTGCCTCGGCGGCATGAAGTTCTCCGTCGCCGTGGgcgcgccgcctcctcctccgccgtcaccccctccccCGCCGGCCTTCCCGACTGCCATGCCGCCACCTCCAAGCTTCAGCGCGTGCGGATACCGCCTGGCGTTGCCGGACTTGGCGAGGACTGCCGGCCTCGCTGCGATCGGGCTGTGGATCAGCTTGCTGTCATGA